Proteins encoded in a region of the Microtus ochrogaster isolate Prairie Vole_2 chromosome 19, MicOch1.0, whole genome shotgun sequence genome:
- the Dimt1 gene encoding probable dimethyladenosine transferase isoform X1, with protein sequence MPKAKSAASGRRRERLEQKRELKRAGGLMFNTGIGQHILKNPLIVNSIIDKAALRPTDVVLEVGPGTGNMTVKLLEKAKKVVACELDPRLVAELHKRVQGTPLASKLQVLVGDVLKSDLPFFDACVANLPYQISSPFVFKLLLHRPFFRCAILMFQREFALRLVAKPGDKLYCRLSINTQLLARVDHLMKVGKNNFRPPPKVESSVVRIEPKNPPPPINFQEWDGLVRITFVRKNKTLSAAFKSSAVQQLLERNYRIHCSVHNTVIPEDFSIADKIQQILTSTGFSDKRARSMDIDDFIRLLHGFNAEGIHFS encoded by the exons ATGCCGAAGGCCAAGTCTGCTGCGAGTGGCCGCCGGCGCGAGCGACTggagcagaagagggagctgaAGCGGGCCGGAG GACTCATGTTCAACACAGGGATTGGACAGCACATTTTGAAAAATCCTCTAATTGTCAACAGCATTATCGATAAG GCTGCGTTAAGACCTACTGATGTGGTGCTAGAAGTTGGGCCTGGGACTGGAAACATGACCGTCAAGCTGTTAGAAAAGgccaaaaag GTAGTTGCCTGTGAACTTGATCCAAGGCTAGTAGCTGAACTTCACAAAAGAGTTCAGGGCAC GCCTCTGGCCAGTAAACTTCAGGTCCTGGTGGGAGATGTATTGAAATCGGATTTGCCGTTCTTcgatgcttgtgtggcaaacttGCCTTATCAG ATCTCCTCTCCTTTTGTCTTCAAGTTGCTGCTCCACCGACCATTTTTCAG aTGTGCTATACTTATGTTTCAAAGAGAATTTGCTCTTCGTTTGGTTGCAAAACCTGGAGATAAATTATACTGCAGACTCTCCATTAATACACAGCTTTTAGCACGTGTGGACCATCTAATGAAG GTGGGGAAGAATAACTTCAGACCGCCCCCCAAGGTAGAGTCCAGCGTTGTAAGGATAGAACCTAAGAATCCACCACCACCTATCAATTTTCAG GAATGGGATGGCCTAGTAAGGATCACTTTTGTTCGGAAAAACAAGACACTGTCTGCTGCATTCAA ATCAAGTGCAGTACAACAGCTGTTGGAAAGAAACTACAGAATTCACTGTTCAGTACATAATACT GTAATACCAGAAGATTTCAGTATAGCAGATAAAATACAGCAAATCCTAACCAGCACAGGTTTTAGTGACAAACGGGCCCGTTCCATGGACATAGATGACTTTATCAG GTTGCTACATGGATTCAATGCAGAAGGCATCCACTTTTCCTAG
- the Dimt1 gene encoding probable dimethyladenosine transferase isoform X2: MFNTGIGQHILKNPLIVNSIIDKAALRPTDVVLEVGPGTGNMTVKLLEKAKKVVACELDPRLVAELHKRVQGTPLASKLQVLVGDVLKSDLPFFDACVANLPYQISSPFVFKLLLHRPFFRCAILMFQREFALRLVAKPGDKLYCRLSINTQLLARVDHLMKVGKNNFRPPPKVESSVVRIEPKNPPPPINFQEWDGLVRITFVRKNKTLSAAFKSSAVQQLLERNYRIHCSVHNTVIPEDFSIADKIQQILTSTGFSDKRARSMDIDDFIRLLHGFNAEGIHFS, encoded by the exons ATGTTCAACACAGGGATTGGACAGCACATTTTGAAAAATCCTCTAATTGTCAACAGCATTATCGATAAG GCTGCGTTAAGACCTACTGATGTGGTGCTAGAAGTTGGGCCTGGGACTGGAAACATGACCGTCAAGCTGTTAGAAAAGgccaaaaag GTAGTTGCCTGTGAACTTGATCCAAGGCTAGTAGCTGAACTTCACAAAAGAGTTCAGGGCAC GCCTCTGGCCAGTAAACTTCAGGTCCTGGTGGGAGATGTATTGAAATCGGATTTGCCGTTCTTcgatgcttgtgtggcaaacttGCCTTATCAG ATCTCCTCTCCTTTTGTCTTCAAGTTGCTGCTCCACCGACCATTTTTCAG aTGTGCTATACTTATGTTTCAAAGAGAATTTGCTCTTCGTTTGGTTGCAAAACCTGGAGATAAATTATACTGCAGACTCTCCATTAATACACAGCTTTTAGCACGTGTGGACCATCTAATGAAG GTGGGGAAGAATAACTTCAGACCGCCCCCCAAGGTAGAGTCCAGCGTTGTAAGGATAGAACCTAAGAATCCACCACCACCTATCAATTTTCAG GAATGGGATGGCCTAGTAAGGATCACTTTTGTTCGGAAAAACAAGACACTGTCTGCTGCATTCAA ATCAAGTGCAGTACAACAGCTGTTGGAAAGAAACTACAGAATTCACTGTTCAGTACATAATACT GTAATACCAGAAGATTTCAGTATAGCAGATAAAATACAGCAAATCCTAACCAGCACAGGTTTTAGTGACAAACGGGCCCGTTCCATGGACATAGATGACTTTATCAG GTTGCTACATGGATTCAATGCAGAAGGCATCCACTTTTCCTAG